One genomic region from Desulfobacterales bacterium encodes:
- the lptF gene encoding LPS export ABC transporter permease LptF, with protein MKFNTIINRYIFKELIPPFVINLFFLTFIFLMTKILDITNLVVNYKVSLWAIVLMLIYSMPFFLEFVIPMSVMMAVLLTFLRLSSDNEIVALKAGGCHIYRLLPPVFLFAFIGWALTSFMAIYALPWGKLSLKELSFKVISSNIDIGLKERTFSDSFDGVMLYVNQVDLKNKALVDVFIEDQRTPNLISTVVASKGRLFSNPQDLQYRLRLYNGTINQVDMKSRSAHSINFDTYDITLDIKRMAQPVRGGGDKDEEEMDLAELRHYLKNTSLKNDQYYLTLMEFHKKFSIPFACFALGLLAVPLGIHSRSARRSYGVGLGLVFFLSYYILLSAGWVFGEAGVYPPLIGMWVPNVVMGGIGFFLLRQTARERTFQMNFLSRLIKKRERC; from the coding sequence GTGAAATTCAATACGATTATTAACCGCTATATCTTTAAGGAGCTAATCCCGCCGTTTGTCATCAATCTGTTTTTTCTGACCTTTATTTTTCTGATGACGAAAATTCTCGATATCACCAATCTGGTGGTAAATTATAAGGTCAGCCTGTGGGCGATCGTGTTGATGCTGATTTATTCCATGCCTTTTTTTCTGGAATTCGTAATCCCCATGTCCGTTATGATGGCGGTATTGCTGACCTTTTTGCGCTTGTCCAGCGATAATGAAATCGTGGCGCTCAAGGCCGGAGGGTGTCATATCTACCGATTGCTTCCGCCGGTTTTTCTTTTTGCCTTCATCGGCTGGGCGCTGACAAGTTTCATGGCGATTTATGCCTTGCCCTGGGGCAAGCTTTCATTAAAAGAGTTGTCCTTCAAGGTGATTTCTTCAAACATTGACATCGGCCTCAAAGAGCGGACTTTCAGCGACAGCTTTGACGGTGTAATGCTTTATGTGAATCAGGTCGACCTTAAGAACAAAGCCCTGGTGGATGTGTTCATTGAGGATCAAAGAACCCCGAACCTGATCAGTACCGTGGTGGCGTCAAAAGGGAGACTGTTCAGCAATCCCCAGGACCTGCAGTACCGACTGCGGTTGTATAACGGAACCATTAATCAGGTCGACATGAAGAGCCGTTCGGCCCACTCCATCAATTTCGACACCTATGACATCACCCTGGATATCAAGCGGATGGCACAGCCGGTCCGGGGGGGCGGCGATAAAGACGAAGAAGAAATGGATCTGGCCGAGCTGCGGCACTATTTGAAAAATACCTCCCTCAAAAACGACCAGTATTATCTGACCCTGATGGAATTCCATAAAAAATTTTCAATTCCGTTTGCGTGTTTTGCACTCGGACTGCTGGCTGTTCCGTTGGGGATACACTCCCGTTCAGCCAGACGGTCTTATGGCGTAGGGTTGGGTCTGGTTTTCTTTTTAAGCTATTATATCCTTCTCTCCGCCGGTTGGGTGTTTGGTGAAGCCGGGGTTTATCCGCCACTGATCGGCATGTGGGTTCCGAATGTCGTGATGGGGGGTATCGGGTTTTTTCTGCTCAGGCAAACCGCCCGGGAGCGGACCTTTCAGATGAATTTTCTGTCCCGGTTGATAAAAAAACGGGAACGATGCTAA